From the Rhinolophus sinicus isolate RSC01 linkage group LG02, ASM3656204v1, whole genome shotgun sequence genome, one window contains:
- the PRPF40B gene encoding pre-mRNA-processing factor 40 homolog B isoform X7: protein MSVPDSGPRPPAAPAPFPPGPPMMPPPFMPPPGIPPPFPPMGLPPMSQRPPAIPPMPPGIMPPMLPPMGAPPPITQIPGMVPPMMPGMLMPAVPVTAATAPGADTASSAVAGTGPPRALWSEHVAPDGRIYYYNAEDKQSVWEKPSALKSKAELLLSQCPWKEYKSDTGKPYYYNNQSKESRWTRPQDLDDLEALVKQEAVGKQQQPQTLQLPPQPQPDPPPVPPGPTPMPMGLLEPEPGGSDDCDVSDAAQPLEQGFLQQPEEGPSSSAGPRQPLQQEEEEAKPEPERSGLSWSNREKAKQAFKELLRDKAVPSNASWEQAMKMVVTDPRYSALPKLSEKKQAFNAYKAQREKEEKEEARLRAKEAKQTLQHFLEQHERMTSTTRYRRAEQTFGELEVWAVVPERDRKEVYDDVLFFLAKKEKEQAKQLRRRNIQALKGILDGMSSVTFQTTWSQAQQYLMDNPSFAQDHQLQNMDKEDALICFEEHIRALEREEEEERERARLRERRQQRKNREAFQTFLDELHETGQLHSMSTWMELYPAVSTDVRFANMLGQPGSTPLDLFKFYVEELKARFHDEKKIIKDVLKDRGFCVEVNTAFEDFAHVISFDKRAAALDAGNIKLTFNSLLEKAEAREREREKEEARRLRRREAAFRSMLRQAVPALELGTAWEEVRERFVCDSAFEQITLESERIRLFREFLQVLETECQHLHTKGRKHGRKGKKHHRKRSHSPSGSESEEEELPPPSLRPPKRRRQNPSESGSEPSSSLESVESGGAALGGRSSPSSRLLLGSDHGLRKAKKPKKKTKKRRHKSNSPESETDPEEKPGKESEEKEPEQDKDRELRLVELPNRSPGFGIKKEKTGWDTSESELSEGELERRRRTLLQQLDDHQ, encoded by the exons ATG TCGGTTCCCGATTCTGGTCCCCGGCCCCCAGCAGCGCCTGCCCCCTTCCCACCGGGGCCCCCCATGATGCCACCACCCTTC ATGCCCCCTCCAGGAATCCCCCCACCCTTTCCTCCGATGGGACTACCTCCCATGAGTCAGAGACCACCAGCCATCCCCCCCATGCCCCCTGGCATCATGCCCCCAATGCTGCCACCCATGGGGGCGCCACCACCAATCACACAG ATCCCAGGGATGGTACCTCCCATGATGCCGGGAATGCTGATGCCAGCGGTGCCCGTCACCGCAGCG ACGGCTCCGGGTGCGGACACCGCCAGCT CTGCTGTGGCTGGGACCGGCCCTCCG agggcCCTGTGGAGTGAGCATGTGGCCCCTGATGGGCGCATCTACTACTACAACGCTGAGGACAAGCAGTCCGTGTGGGAGAAGCCCAGCGCGCTCAAGTCCAAGGCGGAG TTGCTGCTGTCCCAGTGTCCCTGGAAAGAGTATAAGTCAGACACAGGCAAACCTTACTACTATAACAACCAAAGTAAGGAGTCCCGCTGGACCCGGCCCCAGGACCTGGATGACCTGGAGG CTCTAGTCAAACAAGAGGCTGTAGG GAAACAGCAGCAGCCACAGACACTACAGCTGCCTCCTCAGCCACAGCCTGACCCCCCACCTGTGcctcctggccccacccccatgcccatGGGCCTCCTAGAACCAGAGCCAGGTGGGAGTGACGATTGTGATGTGTCAGATGCTGCCCAGCCCCTGGAGCAGGGCTTCCTGCAGCAGCCAGAGGAGGGCCCCAGCAG TTCTGCTGGACCGCGGCAGCCACtacagcaggaggaagaggaggcaaaGCCAGAACCAGAGCGGTCTGGCCTCAGTTGGAGCAACCGTGAGAAGGCAAAGCAGGCCTTTAAGGAGCTGCTGAGGGACAAG GCTGTCCCCTCCAACGCCTCATGGGAACAGGCCATGAAGATGGTGGTCACCGACCCCCGGTACAG TGCCTTGCCCAAACTGAGTGAGAAAAAGCAGGCATTCAATGCCTACAAGGCGCAgcgggagaaggaggagaaggaagaggcccGGCTGAGGGCCAAGGAGGCCAAGCAGACCTTGCAGCACTTCCTGGAGCAGCACGAGCGCATGACGTCCACCACCCGCTACCG GCGGGCAGAACAGACCTTTGGGGAGCTGGAGGTCTGGGCGGTGGTCCCCGAGAGGGATCGGAAAGAGGTTTATGATGATGTCCTCTTCTTCCTGGCCAAGAAGGAGAAG GAACAGGCCAAGCAGCTCCGGCGCCGCAACATCCAGGCCCTGAAGGGCATCCTGGATGGGATGAGCAGCGTCACCTTCCAGACCACGTGGTCCCAGGCCCAGCAGTACCTCATGGACAACCCCAGCTTTGCTCAGGACCATCAGCTTCAGA ACATGGACAAGGAAGACGCACTGATCTGCTTTGAGGAGCACATCCGAGCTttagagagggaggaggaggaagagcggGAGCGGGCCCGCCTCCGGGAGCGGCGCCAGCAACGCAAGAACCGGGAGGCCTTCCAG ACCTTCCTGGACGAGCTGCACGAGACAGGGCAGCTGCACTCTATGTCCACCTGGATGGAGCTGTACCCAGCCGTCAGCACTGATGTCCGCTTTGCCAACATGCTGGGCCAGCCGG gctCCACCCCTCTGGACTTGTTCAAGTTCTATGTGGAGGAGTTGAAGGCACGATTCCACGACGAGAAGAAGATCATTAAGGACGTCCTTAAG GACCGGGGCTTCTGTGTGGAGGTGAACACAGCCTTTGAGGACTTCGCCCACGTCATAAGCTTTGACAAGAGGGCTGCCGCGCTGGACGCAGGCAACATCAAGCTGACCTTCAATAGT CTGCTGGAGAAAGCAGAGGCGCGGGAGCGAGAGCGGGAGAAGGAGGAAGCACGCAGGCTGCGGCGCAGGGAGGCTGCCTTTCGAAGCATGCTGAGGCAGGCCGTGCCGGCCCTGGAGCTGGGCACCGCTTGGGAAGAG GTCCGTGAGCGCTTTGTGTGCGACTCAGCCTTTGAGCAGATCACCCTGGAGTCGGAGCGGATCCGGCTCTTCCGGGAGTTCCTGCAGGTACTGGAG ACTGAATGCCAGCACCTCCACACCAAAGGCCGGAAGCACGGCAGAAAGGGCAAGAAGCACCATCGCAAGCGCTCCCACTCACCCTCA GGCTCCGAGTCAGAAGAGGAGGAGCTGCCTCCACCGTCTCTCCGGCCCCCCAAACGGAGGCGGCAGAACCCTTCTGAGTCTGGCTCTGAGCCCTCTTCCTCACTTGAGTCAGTTGAAAGTGGGGGTGCTGCCCTTGGAGGACGGAGCTCCCCATCCTCCCGCCTTCTCCTTGGATCAG ATCATGGCCTTCGGAAAGCcaagaaaccaaaaaagaaaactaagaagagAAGACACAAGTCG AACAGTCCAGAGAGCGAGACAGACCCTGAGGAGAAGCCTGGCAAGGAGAGTGAGGAGAAAGAGCCAGAACAGGACAAGGACAGGGAGCTCCGGCTGGTCGAGCTCCCTAACCGCTCCCCAGGTTTTGGAATCAAAAAGGAGAAG ACGGGCTGGGACACATCAGAAAGCGAGCTGAGTGAGGGTGAGCTGGAAAGACGGCGGCGGACACTCCTGCAGCAGCTGGATGACCACCAGTGA
- the PRPF40B gene encoding pre-mRNA-processing factor 40 homolog B isoform X3, which translates to MSVPDSGPRPPAAPAPFPPGPPMMPPPFMPPPGIPPPFPPMGLPPMSQRPPAIPPMPPGIMPPMLPPMGAPPPITQIPGMVPPMMPGMLMPAVPVTAATAPGADTASSAVAGTGPPRALWSEHVAPDGRIYYYNAEDKQSVWEKPSALKSKAELLLSQCPWKEYKSDTGKPYYYNNQSKESRWTRPQDLDDLEALVKQEAVGKQQQPQTLQLPPQPQPDPPPVPPGPTPMPMGLLEPEPGGSDDCDVSDAAQPLEQGFLQQPEEGPSSSAGPRQPLQQEEEEAKPEPERSGLSWSNREKAKQAFKELLRDKAVPSNASWEQAMKMVVTDPRYSALPKLSEKKQAFNAYKAQREKEEKEEARLRAKEAKQTLQHFLEQHERMTSTTRYRRAEQTFGELEVWAVVPERDRKEVYDDVLFFLAKKEKEQAKQLRRRNIQALKGILDGMSSVTFQTTWSQAQQYLMDNPSFAQDHQLQNMDKEDALICFEEHIRALEREEEEERERARLRERRQQRKNREAFQTFLDELHETGQLHSMSTWMELYPAVSTDVRFANMLGQPGKAAGLPFSGLASCPAGLSALPLLGPVLDPTPRPWEAAARQAPLPPSPTGSTPLDLFKFYVEELKARFHDEKKIIKDVLKDRGFCVEVNTAFEDFAHVISFDKRAAALDAGNIKLTFNSLLEKAEAREREREKEEARRLRRREAAFRSMLRQAVPALELGTAWEEVRERFVCDSAFEQITLESERIRLFREFLQVLETECQHLHTKGRKHGRKGKKHHRKRSHSPSGSESEEEELPPPSLRPPKRRRQNPSESGSEPSSSLESVESGGAALGGRSSPSSRLLLGSDHGLRKAKKPKKKTKKRRHKSNSPESETDPEEKPGKESEEKEPEQDKDRELRLVELPNRSPGFGIKKEKTGWDTSESELSEGELERRRRTLLQQLDDHQ; encoded by the exons ATG TCGGTTCCCGATTCTGGTCCCCGGCCCCCAGCAGCGCCTGCCCCCTTCCCACCGGGGCCCCCCATGATGCCACCACCCTTC ATGCCCCCTCCAGGAATCCCCCCACCCTTTCCTCCGATGGGACTACCTCCCATGAGTCAGAGACCACCAGCCATCCCCCCCATGCCCCCTGGCATCATGCCCCCAATGCTGCCACCCATGGGGGCGCCACCACCAATCACACAG ATCCCAGGGATGGTACCTCCCATGATGCCGGGAATGCTGATGCCAGCGGTGCCCGTCACCGCAGCG ACGGCTCCGGGTGCGGACACCGCCAGCT CTGCTGTGGCTGGGACCGGCCCTCCG agggcCCTGTGGAGTGAGCATGTGGCCCCTGATGGGCGCATCTACTACTACAACGCTGAGGACAAGCAGTCCGTGTGGGAGAAGCCCAGCGCGCTCAAGTCCAAGGCGGAG TTGCTGCTGTCCCAGTGTCCCTGGAAAGAGTATAAGTCAGACACAGGCAAACCTTACTACTATAACAACCAAAGTAAGGAGTCCCGCTGGACCCGGCCCCAGGACCTGGATGACCTGGAGG CTCTAGTCAAACAAGAGGCTGTAGG GAAACAGCAGCAGCCACAGACACTACAGCTGCCTCCTCAGCCACAGCCTGACCCCCCACCTGTGcctcctggccccacccccatgcccatGGGCCTCCTAGAACCAGAGCCAGGTGGGAGTGACGATTGTGATGTGTCAGATGCTGCCCAGCCCCTGGAGCAGGGCTTCCTGCAGCAGCCAGAGGAGGGCCCCAGCAG TTCTGCTGGACCGCGGCAGCCACtacagcaggaggaagaggaggcaaaGCCAGAACCAGAGCGGTCTGGCCTCAGTTGGAGCAACCGTGAGAAGGCAAAGCAGGCCTTTAAGGAGCTGCTGAGGGACAAG GCTGTCCCCTCCAACGCCTCATGGGAACAGGCCATGAAGATGGTGGTCACCGACCCCCGGTACAG TGCCTTGCCCAAACTGAGTGAGAAAAAGCAGGCATTCAATGCCTACAAGGCGCAgcgggagaaggaggagaaggaagaggcccGGCTGAGGGCCAAGGAGGCCAAGCAGACCTTGCAGCACTTCCTGGAGCAGCACGAGCGCATGACGTCCACCACCCGCTACCG GCGGGCAGAACAGACCTTTGGGGAGCTGGAGGTCTGGGCGGTGGTCCCCGAGAGGGATCGGAAAGAGGTTTATGATGATGTCCTCTTCTTCCTGGCCAAGAAGGAGAAG GAACAGGCCAAGCAGCTCCGGCGCCGCAACATCCAGGCCCTGAAGGGCATCCTGGATGGGATGAGCAGCGTCACCTTCCAGACCACGTGGTCCCAGGCCCAGCAGTACCTCATGGACAACCCCAGCTTTGCTCAGGACCATCAGCTTCAGA ACATGGACAAGGAAGACGCACTGATCTGCTTTGAGGAGCACATCCGAGCTttagagagggaggaggaggaagagcggGAGCGGGCCCGCCTCCGGGAGCGGCGCCAGCAACGCAAGAACCGGGAGGCCTTCCAG ACCTTCCTGGACGAGCTGCACGAGACAGGGCAGCTGCACTCTATGTCCACCTGGATGGAGCTGTACCCAGCCGTCAGCACTGATGTCCGCTTTGCCAACATGCTGGGCCAGCCGGGTAAGGCAGCCGGGCTCCCCTTCTCTGGCCTGGCTTCCTGCCCTGCTGGGCTCTCTGCACTCCCACTCCTGGGTCCTGTCCTtgaccccacccccaggccttgGGAAGCTGCCGCCCGCCaggcccccctccctccctcccccacaggctCCACCCCTCTGGACTTGTTCAAGTTCTATGTGGAGGAGTTGAAGGCACGATTCCACGACGAGAAGAAGATCATTAAGGACGTCCTTAAG GACCGGGGCTTCTGTGTGGAGGTGAACACAGCCTTTGAGGACTTCGCCCACGTCATAAGCTTTGACAAGAGGGCTGCCGCGCTGGACGCAGGCAACATCAAGCTGACCTTCAATAGT CTGCTGGAGAAAGCAGAGGCGCGGGAGCGAGAGCGGGAGAAGGAGGAAGCACGCAGGCTGCGGCGCAGGGAGGCTGCCTTTCGAAGCATGCTGAGGCAGGCCGTGCCGGCCCTGGAGCTGGGCACCGCTTGGGAAGAG GTCCGTGAGCGCTTTGTGTGCGACTCAGCCTTTGAGCAGATCACCCTGGAGTCGGAGCGGATCCGGCTCTTCCGGGAGTTCCTGCAGGTACTGGAG ACTGAATGCCAGCACCTCCACACCAAAGGCCGGAAGCACGGCAGAAAGGGCAAGAAGCACCATCGCAAGCGCTCCCACTCACCCTCA GGCTCCGAGTCAGAAGAGGAGGAGCTGCCTCCACCGTCTCTCCGGCCCCCCAAACGGAGGCGGCAGAACCCTTCTGAGTCTGGCTCTGAGCCCTCTTCCTCACTTGAGTCAGTTGAAAGTGGGGGTGCTGCCCTTGGAGGACGGAGCTCCCCATCCTCCCGCCTTCTCCTTGGATCAG ATCATGGCCTTCGGAAAGCcaagaaaccaaaaaagaaaactaagaagagAAGACACAAGTCG AACAGTCCAGAGAGCGAGACAGACCCTGAGGAGAAGCCTGGCAAGGAGAGTGAGGAGAAAGAGCCAGAACAGGACAAGGACAGGGAGCTCCGGCTGGTCGAGCTCCCTAACCGCTCCCCAGGTTTTGGAATCAAAAAGGAGAAG ACGGGCTGGGACACATCAGAAAGCGAGCTGAGTGAGGGTGAGCTGGAAAGACGGCGGCGGACACTCCTGCAGCAGCTGGATGACCACCAGTGA
- the PRPF40B gene encoding pre-mRNA-processing factor 40 homolog B isoform X8 — protein sequence MPLRVGSRFWSPAPSSACPLPTGAPHDATTLHAPSRNPPTLSSDGTTSHESETTSHPPHAPWHHAPNAATHGGATTNHTDPRDGTSHDAGNADASGARHRSAAVAGTGPPLLLSQCPWKEYKSDTGKPYYYNNQSKESRWTRPQDLDDLEALVKQEAVGKQQQPQTLQLPPQPQPDPPPVPPGPTPMPMGLLEPEPGGSDDCDVSDAAQPLEQGFLQQPEEGPSSSAGPRQPLQQEEEEAKPEPERSGLSWSNREKAKQAFKELLRDKAVPSNASWEQAMKMVVTDPRYSALPKLSEKKQAFNAYKAQREKEEKEEARLRAKEAKQTLQHFLEQHERMTSTTRYRRAEQTFGELEVWAVVPERDRKEVYDDVLFFLAKKEKEQAKQLRRRNIQALKGILDGMSSVTFQTTWSQAQQYLMDNPSFAQDHQLQNMDKEDALICFEEHIRALEREEEEERERARLRERRQQRKNREAFQTFLDELHETGQLHSMSTWMELYPAVSTDVRFANMLGQPGSTPLDLFKFYVEELKARFHDEKKIIKDVLKDRGFCVEVNTAFEDFAHVISFDKRAAALDAGNIKLTFNSLLEKAEAREREREKEEARRLRRREAAFRSMLRQAVPALELGTAWEEVRERFVCDSAFEQITLESERIRLFREFLQVLETECQHLHTKGRKHGRKGKKHHRKRSHSPSGSESEEEELPPPSLRPPKRRRQNPSESGSEPSSSLESVESGGAALGGRSSPSSRLLLGSDHGLRKAKKPKKKTKKRRHKSNSPESETDPEEKPGKESEEKEPEQDKDRELRLVELPNRSPGFGIKKEKTGWDTSESELSEGELERRRRTLLQQLDDHQ from the exons ATGCCTCTAAGGG TCGGTTCCCGATTCTGGTCCCCGGCCCCCAGCAGCGCCTGCCCCCTTCCCACCGGGGCCCCCCATGATGCCACCACCCTTC ATGCCCCCTCCAGGAATCCCCCCACCCTTTCCTCCGATGGGACTACCTCCCATGAGTCAGAGACCACCAGCCATCCCCCCCATGCCCCCTGGCATCATGCCCCCAATGCTGCCACCCATGGGGGCGCCACCACCAATCACACAG ATCCCAGGGATGGTACCTCCCATGATGCCGGGAATGCTGATGCCAGCGGTGCCCGTCACCGCAGCG CTGCTGTGGCTGGGACCGGCCCTCCG TTGCTGCTGTCCCAGTGTCCCTGGAAAGAGTATAAGTCAGACACAGGCAAACCTTACTACTATAACAACCAAAGTAAGGAGTCCCGCTGGACCCGGCCCCAGGACCTGGATGACCTGGAGG CTCTAGTCAAACAAGAGGCTGTAGG GAAACAGCAGCAGCCACAGACACTACAGCTGCCTCCTCAGCCACAGCCTGACCCCCCACCTGTGcctcctggccccacccccatgcccatGGGCCTCCTAGAACCAGAGCCAGGTGGGAGTGACGATTGTGATGTGTCAGATGCTGCCCAGCCCCTGGAGCAGGGCTTCCTGCAGCAGCCAGAGGAGGGCCCCAGCAG TTCTGCTGGACCGCGGCAGCCACtacagcaggaggaagaggaggcaaaGCCAGAACCAGAGCGGTCTGGCCTCAGTTGGAGCAACCGTGAGAAGGCAAAGCAGGCCTTTAAGGAGCTGCTGAGGGACAAG GCTGTCCCCTCCAACGCCTCATGGGAACAGGCCATGAAGATGGTGGTCACCGACCCCCGGTACAG TGCCTTGCCCAAACTGAGTGAGAAAAAGCAGGCATTCAATGCCTACAAGGCGCAgcgggagaaggaggagaaggaagaggcccGGCTGAGGGCCAAGGAGGCCAAGCAGACCTTGCAGCACTTCCTGGAGCAGCACGAGCGCATGACGTCCACCACCCGCTACCG GCGGGCAGAACAGACCTTTGGGGAGCTGGAGGTCTGGGCGGTGGTCCCCGAGAGGGATCGGAAAGAGGTTTATGATGATGTCCTCTTCTTCCTGGCCAAGAAGGAGAAG GAACAGGCCAAGCAGCTCCGGCGCCGCAACATCCAGGCCCTGAAGGGCATCCTGGATGGGATGAGCAGCGTCACCTTCCAGACCACGTGGTCCCAGGCCCAGCAGTACCTCATGGACAACCCCAGCTTTGCTCAGGACCATCAGCTTCAGA ACATGGACAAGGAAGACGCACTGATCTGCTTTGAGGAGCACATCCGAGCTttagagagggaggaggaggaagagcggGAGCGGGCCCGCCTCCGGGAGCGGCGCCAGCAACGCAAGAACCGGGAGGCCTTCCAG ACCTTCCTGGACGAGCTGCACGAGACAGGGCAGCTGCACTCTATGTCCACCTGGATGGAGCTGTACCCAGCCGTCAGCACTGATGTCCGCTTTGCCAACATGCTGGGCCAGCCGG gctCCACCCCTCTGGACTTGTTCAAGTTCTATGTGGAGGAGTTGAAGGCACGATTCCACGACGAGAAGAAGATCATTAAGGACGTCCTTAAG GACCGGGGCTTCTGTGTGGAGGTGAACACAGCCTTTGAGGACTTCGCCCACGTCATAAGCTTTGACAAGAGGGCTGCCGCGCTGGACGCAGGCAACATCAAGCTGACCTTCAATAGT CTGCTGGAGAAAGCAGAGGCGCGGGAGCGAGAGCGGGAGAAGGAGGAAGCACGCAGGCTGCGGCGCAGGGAGGCTGCCTTTCGAAGCATGCTGAGGCAGGCCGTGCCGGCCCTGGAGCTGGGCACCGCTTGGGAAGAG GTCCGTGAGCGCTTTGTGTGCGACTCAGCCTTTGAGCAGATCACCCTGGAGTCGGAGCGGATCCGGCTCTTCCGGGAGTTCCTGCAGGTACTGGAG ACTGAATGCCAGCACCTCCACACCAAAGGCCGGAAGCACGGCAGAAAGGGCAAGAAGCACCATCGCAAGCGCTCCCACTCACCCTCA GGCTCCGAGTCAGAAGAGGAGGAGCTGCCTCCACCGTCTCTCCGGCCCCCCAAACGGAGGCGGCAGAACCCTTCTGAGTCTGGCTCTGAGCCCTCTTCCTCACTTGAGTCAGTTGAAAGTGGGGGTGCTGCCCTTGGAGGACGGAGCTCCCCATCCTCCCGCCTTCTCCTTGGATCAG ATCATGGCCTTCGGAAAGCcaagaaaccaaaaaagaaaactaagaagagAAGACACAAGTCG AACAGTCCAGAGAGCGAGACAGACCCTGAGGAGAAGCCTGGCAAGGAGAGTGAGGAGAAAGAGCCAGAACAGGACAAGGACAGGGAGCTCCGGCTGGTCGAGCTCCCTAACCGCTCCCCAGGTTTTGGAATCAAAAAGGAGAAG ACGGGCTGGGACACATCAGAAAGCGAGCTGAGTGAGGGTGAGCTGGAAAGACGGCGGCGGACACTCCTGCAGCAGCTGGATGACCACCAGTGA
- the PRPF40B gene encoding pre-mRNA-processing factor 40 homolog B isoform X6, giving the protein MPLRVGSRFWSPAPSSACPLPTGAPHDATTLHAPSRNPPTLSSDGTTSHESETTSHPPHAPWHHAPNAATHGGATTNHTDPRDGTSHDAGNADASGARHRSAAVAGTGPPRALWSEHVAPDGRIYYYNAEDKQSVWEKPSALKSKAELLLSQCPWKEYKSDTGKPYYYNNQSKESRWTRPQDLDDLEALVKQEAVGKQQQPQTLQLPPQPQPDPPPVPPGPTPMPMGLLEPEPGGSDDCDVSDAAQPLEQGFLQQPEEGPSSSAGPRQPLQQEEEEAKPEPERSGLSWSNREKAKQAFKELLRDKAVPSNASWEQAMKMVVTDPRYSALPKLSEKKQAFNAYKAQREKEEKEEARLRAKEAKQTLQHFLEQHERMTSTTRYRRAEQTFGELEVWAVVPERDRKEVYDDVLFFLAKKEKEQAKQLRRRNIQALKGILDGMSSVTFQTTWSQAQQYLMDNPSFAQDHQLQNMDKEDALICFEEHIRALEREEEEERERARLRERRQQRKNREAFQTFLDELHETGQLHSMSTWMELYPAVSTDVRFANMLGQPGSTPLDLFKFYVEELKARFHDEKKIIKDVLKDRGFCVEVNTAFEDFAHVISFDKRAAALDAGNIKLTFNSLLEKAEAREREREKEEARRLRRREAAFRSMLRQAVPALELGTAWEEVRERFVCDSAFEQITLESERIRLFREFLQVLETECQHLHTKGRKHGRKGKKHHRKRSHSPSGSESEEEELPPPSLRPPKRRRQNPSESGSEPSSSLESVESGGAALGGRSSPSSRLLLGSDHGLRKAKKPKKKTKKRRHKSNSPESETDPEEKPGKESEEKEPEQDKDRELRLVELPNRSPGFGIKKEKTGWDTSESELSEGELERRRRTLLQQLDDHQ; this is encoded by the exons ATGCCTCTAAGGG TCGGTTCCCGATTCTGGTCCCCGGCCCCCAGCAGCGCCTGCCCCCTTCCCACCGGGGCCCCCCATGATGCCACCACCCTTC ATGCCCCCTCCAGGAATCCCCCCACCCTTTCCTCCGATGGGACTACCTCCCATGAGTCAGAGACCACCAGCCATCCCCCCCATGCCCCCTGGCATCATGCCCCCAATGCTGCCACCCATGGGGGCGCCACCACCAATCACACAG ATCCCAGGGATGGTACCTCCCATGATGCCGGGAATGCTGATGCCAGCGGTGCCCGTCACCGCAGCG CTGCTGTGGCTGGGACCGGCCCTCCG agggcCCTGTGGAGTGAGCATGTGGCCCCTGATGGGCGCATCTACTACTACAACGCTGAGGACAAGCAGTCCGTGTGGGAGAAGCCCAGCGCGCTCAAGTCCAAGGCGGAG TTGCTGCTGTCCCAGTGTCCCTGGAAAGAGTATAAGTCAGACACAGGCAAACCTTACTACTATAACAACCAAAGTAAGGAGTCCCGCTGGACCCGGCCCCAGGACCTGGATGACCTGGAGG CTCTAGTCAAACAAGAGGCTGTAGG GAAACAGCAGCAGCCACAGACACTACAGCTGCCTCCTCAGCCACAGCCTGACCCCCCACCTGTGcctcctggccccacccccatgcccatGGGCCTCCTAGAACCAGAGCCAGGTGGGAGTGACGATTGTGATGTGTCAGATGCTGCCCAGCCCCTGGAGCAGGGCTTCCTGCAGCAGCCAGAGGAGGGCCCCAGCAG TTCTGCTGGACCGCGGCAGCCACtacagcaggaggaagaggaggcaaaGCCAGAACCAGAGCGGTCTGGCCTCAGTTGGAGCAACCGTGAGAAGGCAAAGCAGGCCTTTAAGGAGCTGCTGAGGGACAAG GCTGTCCCCTCCAACGCCTCATGGGAACAGGCCATGAAGATGGTGGTCACCGACCCCCGGTACAG TGCCTTGCCCAAACTGAGTGAGAAAAAGCAGGCATTCAATGCCTACAAGGCGCAgcgggagaaggaggagaaggaagaggcccGGCTGAGGGCCAAGGAGGCCAAGCAGACCTTGCAGCACTTCCTGGAGCAGCACGAGCGCATGACGTCCACCACCCGCTACCG GCGGGCAGAACAGACCTTTGGGGAGCTGGAGGTCTGGGCGGTGGTCCCCGAGAGGGATCGGAAAGAGGTTTATGATGATGTCCTCTTCTTCCTGGCCAAGAAGGAGAAG GAACAGGCCAAGCAGCTCCGGCGCCGCAACATCCAGGCCCTGAAGGGCATCCTGGATGGGATGAGCAGCGTCACCTTCCAGACCACGTGGTCCCAGGCCCAGCAGTACCTCATGGACAACCCCAGCTTTGCTCAGGACCATCAGCTTCAGA ACATGGACAAGGAAGACGCACTGATCTGCTTTGAGGAGCACATCCGAGCTttagagagggaggaggaggaagagcggGAGCGGGCCCGCCTCCGGGAGCGGCGCCAGCAACGCAAGAACCGGGAGGCCTTCCAG ACCTTCCTGGACGAGCTGCACGAGACAGGGCAGCTGCACTCTATGTCCACCTGGATGGAGCTGTACCCAGCCGTCAGCACTGATGTCCGCTTTGCCAACATGCTGGGCCAGCCGG gctCCACCCCTCTGGACTTGTTCAAGTTCTATGTGGAGGAGTTGAAGGCACGATTCCACGACGAGAAGAAGATCATTAAGGACGTCCTTAAG GACCGGGGCTTCTGTGTGGAGGTGAACACAGCCTTTGAGGACTTCGCCCACGTCATAAGCTTTGACAAGAGGGCTGCCGCGCTGGACGCAGGCAACATCAAGCTGACCTTCAATAGT CTGCTGGAGAAAGCAGAGGCGCGGGAGCGAGAGCGGGAGAAGGAGGAAGCACGCAGGCTGCGGCGCAGGGAGGCTGCCTTTCGAAGCATGCTGAGGCAGGCCGTGCCGGCCCTGGAGCTGGGCACCGCTTGGGAAGAG GTCCGTGAGCGCTTTGTGTGCGACTCAGCCTTTGAGCAGATCACCCTGGAGTCGGAGCGGATCCGGCTCTTCCGGGAGTTCCTGCAGGTACTGGAG ACTGAATGCCAGCACCTCCACACCAAAGGCCGGAAGCACGGCAGAAAGGGCAAGAAGCACCATCGCAAGCGCTCCCACTCACCCTCA GGCTCCGAGTCAGAAGAGGAGGAGCTGCCTCCACCGTCTCTCCGGCCCCCCAAACGGAGGCGGCAGAACCCTTCTGAGTCTGGCTCTGAGCCCTCTTCCTCACTTGAGTCAGTTGAAAGTGGGGGTGCTGCCCTTGGAGGACGGAGCTCCCCATCCTCCCGCCTTCTCCTTGGATCAG ATCATGGCCTTCGGAAAGCcaagaaaccaaaaaagaaaactaagaagagAAGACACAAGTCG AACAGTCCAGAGAGCGAGACAGACCCTGAGGAGAAGCCTGGCAAGGAGAGTGAGGAGAAAGAGCCAGAACAGGACAAGGACAGGGAGCTCCGGCTGGTCGAGCTCCCTAACCGCTCCCCAGGTTTTGGAATCAAAAAGGAGAAG ACGGGCTGGGACACATCAGAAAGCGAGCTGAGTGAGGGTGAGCTGGAAAGACGGCGGCGGACACTCCTGCAGCAGCTGGATGACCACCAGTGA